The following coding sequences lie in one Abditibacteriota bacterium genomic window:
- a CDS encoding MTH1187 family thiamine-binding protein: MVVSLTIIPLGGGDELKEKIADIVAIIHDSGLSYKLGSMQTCIEGEWDEVMEVVRRCHHKALESAPRCLTTVTIDDRKGFTGRLEGKVRDVKDILSDKELSVE, translated from the coding sequence ATGGTAGTATCTCTGACCATCATCCCCTTGGGCGGCGGGGATGAACTGAAAGAAAAAATAGCCGACATAGTGGCCATCATCCATGACAGCGGCCTCTCTTACAAGCTGGGCAGCATGCAGACCTGCATCGAAGGCGAGTGGGACGAGGTAATGGAGGTGGTGCGCCGCTGCCACCACAAGGCCCTGGAGTCCGCCCCCAGATGCCTGACCACCGTCACCATAGACGACCGCAAGGGCTTCACGGGCAGGCTGGAAGGCAAGGTGCGGGACGTAAAGGATATACTTTCCGACAAGGAGCTGAGCGTTGAGTGA
- a CDS encoding AIR synthase family protein, with the protein MSDIHVGKLSPDRMNALIAGRLGASDSRIVMGPGAGLDFGVTDCGNGMVMAIAEDPIFPAAGLPLEMMGEFTVHIGASDVAVSGIRPEFMTYSLLLPPGTPVEETEKIIQKISDTAKSLDIAIVGGHTGWYSAVSLPIVGGITVWGFAGKDEWTSPGGARPGDALLMTKGPAIEAAALLGVLYSQKDTPLPPETVSALLGRVSQITVVEDALTAWAAGGVHAMHDATEGGVYGGMWEMKNAAGAGLEAVLSRDMVPADIQALADYLSFDPWTVISEGTLLAAVSPGSVEAVRAAWSKKGIKSEVVGTFTDGRSSLVRDGRETGFPEPETDPFWNLFDNALS; encoded by the coding sequence TTGAGTGATATACACGTGGGCAAGCTGTCCCCCGACAGAATGAACGCCCTGATCGCCGGCCGTCTGGGCGCCTCCGACAGCCGTATCGTCATGGGGCCCGGAGCGGGTCTGGATTTCGGCGTGACGGACTGCGGAAACGGCATGGTCATGGCCATAGCCGAGGACCCCATATTCCCCGCCGCGGGCCTGCCTCTGGAAATGATGGGCGAGTTTACCGTGCACATCGGCGCCAGCGACGTGGCCGTGTCCGGCATCAGGCCGGAGTTCATGACCTACTCGCTGCTGCTGCCTCCGGGAACGCCGGTGGAGGAAACGGAAAAGATCATCCAAAAGATCTCCGACACCGCCAAGTCTCTTGACATAGCCATAGTGGGGGGCCATACAGGCTGGTATTCCGCCGTGAGCCTGCCCATAGTGGGCGGCATCACCGTGTGGGGCTTTGCCGGCAAGGACGAATGGACGTCTCCGGGCGGAGCCCGGCCGGGAGACGCGCTCCTGATGACCAAGGGACCCGCCATAGAGGCCGCGGCCCTGCTGGGAGTCCTCTACAGCCAAAAGGACACCCCTCTCCCGCCGGAGACCGTCTCTGCCCTTCTGGGACGGGTGAGCCAGATCACGGTGGTGGAGGATGCTCTCACCGCTTGGGCCGCCGGCGGCGTCCACGCCATGCATGACGCCACCGAGGGAGGAGTTTACGGAGGTATGTGGGAGATGAAAAACGCCGCGGGCGCAGGCCTCGAAGCCGTCCTTTCCCGGGATATGGTGCCCGCCGACATACAGGCTCTGGCCGACTATCTCTCCTTTGACCCCTGGACCGTGATCAGCGAGGGCACCCTGCTGGCTGCCGTCAGCCCCGGCAGCGTGGAGGCGGTAAGGGCAGCCTGGAGCAAAAAAGGTATAAAGAGCGAAGTGGTGGGGACCTTCACAGACGGCAGGTCGAGCCTGGTGAGAGACGGCAGGGAGACCGGTTTCCCTGAGCCGGAGACAGACCCCTTCTGGAATTTGTTTGACAACGCGTTATCATGA
- a CDS encoding HAD family hydrolase — protein sequence MIKAVFFDWDGTLCNSIPNIQKTFGLAKKELGFDYTYDRFRLLIGVPTTEQGKAVMPEDPERYIECYRRIYATMGDDPAYPGAAEALNGIRALGVSLGIVSSKTRLSLTAAAERLGLCGLFDVMVCGGETDRPKPDPQPLQAALALAGLQPGEALYVGDSFQDLMCARGAGVRVAAVAWGARTGEELATQSPDFLAESWEDLTEAVKQLI from the coding sequence ATGATCAAAGCAGTATTTTTTGACTGGGACGGCACTCTGTGCAACAGCATCCCGAATATACAGAAGACCTTTGGCCTGGCCAAAAAGGAGCTGGGCTTTGACTATACTTACGACAGGTTCCGCCTGCTCATAGGAGTTCCCACCACCGAGCAGGGAAAGGCCGTCATGCCGGAGGACCCCGAGCGCTATATCGAGTGCTACCGGCGGATATATGCGACCATGGGCGACGACCCGGCCTATCCCGGAGCGGCGGAGGCCCTGAACGGGATCAGGGCTCTGGGGGTCTCCCTGGGGATAGTGTCCAGCAAGACCCGCCTTTCCCTCACAGCCGCCGCAGAGCGGCTGGGGCTCTGCGGGCTGTTTGACGTGATGGTCTGCGGCGGCGAGACCGACAGGCCCAAGCCGGACCCGCAGCCGCTGCAGGCGGCCCTGGCTCTGGCGGGGCTGCAGCCCGGCGAGGCCCTCTATGTGGGAGACAGCTTTCAGGACCTGATGTGCGCCCGCGGGGCCGGCGTCAGGGTGGCCGCCGTCGCCTGGGGGGCCAGGACAGGAGAAGAGCTGGCGACACAGAGCCCCGATTTTCTGGCAGAGAGCTGGGAGGACCTGACAGAGGCGGTGAAGCAGCTGATCTGA
- a CDS encoding aldo/keto reductase translates to MEYRVLSDGLRLPVIGLGTYKAENCADTVSRAIEYGYRMFDTAEMYRNEAEVGRGIRASGVSREEVVIVTKLSHKSYDRADEAVRGCLERLQTDYIDLMLLHWPFGNYYAAWRTLEDFRAKGVIRSVGVSNFEPAGLIDLINYNETPPSVDQIETHLWCQRKDCRRWMDKYHVAHMGYAPLGHGAKNHMLELPAVQGLARKYGVTGAQICLKFQIKEGVIVIPKTSRPERLKENIDLFGFDLTDEETELLRALDKDEPFIGTPGLPEKAEAALLW, encoded by the coding sequence ATGGAATACAGAGTACTTTCCGACGGCCTGAGGCTGCCCGTCATCGGACTGGGGACCTACAAGGCGGAGAACTGCGCGGACACGGTGTCCCGGGCCATCGAATACGGCTACAGGATGTTTGACACCGCCGAGATGTATCGCAACGAGGCGGAAGTGGGCCGGGGCATAAGGGCTTCGGGCGTCAGCCGCGAGGAAGTGGTGATAGTCACCAAGCTGTCCCACAAGTCCTATGACCGCGCAGACGAAGCGGTGCGCGGCTGCCTGGAGCGGCTGCAGACCGACTACATCGATCTCATGCTGCTGCACTGGCCCTTCGGCAACTATTACGCCGCCTGGAGGACTCTGGAGGACTTCAGAGCAAAGGGAGTCATCCGGTCTGTCGGAGTGTCCAATTTTGAGCCGGCGGGCCTCATAGATCTCATCAATTACAATGAAACGCCGCCCTCTGTGGACCAGATCGAGACTCACCTGTGGTGTCAGAGAAAAGACTGCAGAAGGTGGATGGACAAATACCATGTGGCCCACATGGGCTACGCCCCTCTGGGACACGGCGCCAAAAATCATATGCTGGAGCTGCCCGCTGTGCAGGGCCTGGCCCGGAAATACGGCGTCACCGGCGCTCAGATATGCCTGAAATTTCAGATAAAAGAGGGGGTCATCGTTATCCCCAAGACTTCGCGCCCCGAGAGGCTGAAGGAAAACATAGACCTGTTCGGCTTCGATCTCACGGACGAAGAGACGGAGCTGCTGCGGGCGCTTGACAAGGACGAGCCCTTTATCGGAACACCCGGACTGC